The Syngnathus typhle isolate RoL2023-S1 ecotype Sweden linkage group LG3, RoL_Styp_1.0, whole genome shotgun sequence genome window below encodes:
- the LOC133151025 gene encoding uncharacterized protein LOC133151025, giving the protein MPRKGRRSQAVKLSWERRLNRRCSPPPVTCSDPTLPTRHNDVTSADSARFETPDTCANTALFEPTALFEPEHGLEPLFETDRGHAPRSQTYARGHDPPFETDARGHDPLCQTPARALDAQFETDSCDTGPDIPAAATASVQPHLELNHLTSSDLDAVLNVGNELYTCTVAALKAQGCFLDRFLTADELPGVVRGFSKQHVLIKSQSMGGLFTSFYGDELFLNLCDRLRGRDGVHDDNGTAIMMLFTCVSDLIDKLTEVYTSLRCSGDEPYELVPICFEPVDVPVSDHEMAPYERDYTVLR; this is encoded by the exons ATGCCGAGGAAAGGAAGGCGATCCCAGGCTGTAAAGTTGAGCTGGGAGCGACGTTTAAATCGTCGATGCTCCCCGCCGCCAGTTACATGCAGTGATCCAACCTTACCTACCCGGCATAATGACGTCACAAGTGCAGATTCTGCACGTTTTGAAACTCCTGACACATGTGCCaatactgcactttttgaacctactgcactttttgaacctgAACATGGCCTTGAGCCACTCTTTGAAACTGACCGCGGTCATGCTCCACGCTCTCAAACTTACGCACGTGGTCATGATCCGCCTTTTGAAACTGACGCACGTGGCCATGATCCACTTTGTCAAACTCCTGCACGTGcccttgatgcacaatttgagaCTGATTCCTGTGACACTGGGCCTGACATTCCCGCTGCAGCCACGGCTTCTGTGCAACCTCATTTG GAGTTAAATCACCTGACCAGCTCTGACCTTGATGCTGTTCTTAATGTTGGCAATGAACTGTATACATGTactgttgctgcactgaaagcccAAGGATGCTTCTTGGACAGATTTCTGACGGCTGATGAACTTCCAGGGGTTGTGCGTGGTTTTTCTAAGCAGCATGTCTTAATAAAGAGTCAGTCAATGGGTGGTTTGTTCACCTCTTTCtacggagatgagctgttcctgAACCTTTGTGACAGACTCCG AGGACGAGATGGCGTCCATGATGACAACGGCACAGCGATCATGATGCTCTTCACATGTGTGTCCGACCTGATCGATAAGTTGACGGAGGTTTATACAAGCTTGAGGTGCTCTGGCGATGAGCCATATGAGCTTGTACCGATCTGCTTCGAACCTGTTGACGTTCCCGTAAGTGACCATGAGATGGCGCCAT acgagcgagacTACACCGTGCTCAGGTGA
- the LOC133152081 gene encoding uncharacterized protein LOC133152081, translated as MVSKDLFAYVNARLKQIKGINLPFGGMSVLAVGDFFQLPPVRQSKPLCVYDPTRLDHWRDDFKKITLTAIMRQKDDVAFAELLNRLRVKEKSDELSEMDRALLATRWMAITLRCWNCFIRTLCRLTRMTTRKTKELAEWQDWRRS; from the exons atggtgtcgaaagacctcttcgcctacgtgaatgccaggttgaaacaaatcaaaggaattaatttacctttcggtggcatgtctgttcttgctgttggagatttctttcagctccctcccgtgagacagtccaaacctctgtgcgtgtacgatcctacgcggctggaccactggcgtgacgacttcaaaaagatcacgctcaccgccatcatgaggcagaaagacgatgtcgcctttgccgaactgctgaaccgactccgcgtcaaagaaaagtcagatgaactgtcggaaatggacagagctctccttgccacgag gtggatggccataactctgcgatgctggaactgcttcataaggacattgtgcagattgacgcggatgactacaagaaagacaaaggaactggcagaatggcaag actggaggagaagctga